A section of the Neofelis nebulosa isolate mNeoNeb1 chromosome 12, mNeoNeb1.pri, whole genome shotgun sequence genome encodes:
- the TXNDC8 gene encoding thioredoxin domain-containing protein 8 isoform X1, with product MVQIIKDMDEFSRFLKAAGCKLVVVEFSAKWCGPCKRIYPLVHAMSLQYQNVMFANVDVDDSKELAQTCHIRSVPTFQMFKQTQKVTLFSRLKRAICCNGNGFMSEPIFEFCGADAQKLEAKIQELM from the exons ATGGTTCAGATTATTAAAGACATG GATGAATTTAGCAGATTTTTGAAAGCTGCTGGATGCAAACTTGTGGTGGTTGAATTTTCAGCAAAATGGTGTGGTCCTTGCAAAAGGATTTATCCTCTTGTTCAT GCAATGTCTCTGCAATACCAAAATGTAATGTTTGCTAATGTGGATGTGGATGATTCTAAG gaGTTGGCCCAAACTTGTCACATCAGATCAGTACCCACATTTCAGATGTTCAAGCAAACCCAGAAG GTGACTCTATTCTCAAGACTCAAAAGAGCAATTTGCTGTAATGGAAATGGATTCATGAGCGAGCCG ATTTTTGAATTTTGTGGAGCTGATGCTCAAAAATTGGAAGCAAAGATTCAAGAATTAATGTAA
- the TXNDC8 gene encoding thioredoxin domain-containing protein 8 isoform X2, with translation MVQIIKDMDEFSRFLKAAGCKLVVVEFSAKWCGPCKRIYPLVHAMSLQYQNVMFANVDVDDSKELAQTCHIRSVPTFQMFKQTQKIFEFCGADAQKLEAKIQELM, from the exons ATGGTTCAGATTATTAAAGACATG GATGAATTTAGCAGATTTTTGAAAGCTGCTGGATGCAAACTTGTGGTGGTTGAATTTTCAGCAAAATGGTGTGGTCCTTGCAAAAGGATTTATCCTCTTGTTCAT GCAATGTCTCTGCAATACCAAAATGTAATGTTTGCTAATGTGGATGTGGATGATTCTAAG gaGTTGGCCCAAACTTGTCACATCAGATCAGTACCCACATTTCAGATGTTCAAGCAAACCCAGAAG ATTTTTGAATTTTGTGGAGCTGATGCTCAAAAATTGGAAGCAAAGATTCAAGAATTAATGTAA